Below is a window of uncultured Sphaerochaeta sp. DNA.
CATCAAGAGTTGGGGCTCAGCCTTCTCACAGAATGAAACAAAAGGATTCTCACTCTCCCATGCAGGGTTCAATCTTTCCAAGATATCACGCAGTGTAGACGGTAAGTTCCCACCCACAGTACTGGCAACTGTTTCTTGATGGAAACCAGAGAATTCCGGTCTTTGCTCAGGTTTCTTCTGTGGCTGCGGCTTCTCTGCGGTCTTTGCGATGGTATCTGCTAGCAAGAACCGAGGAATACCAGTTGCTTCATCCTCACAATTTTCTTCTTTAGTTTCTGATGTTTCAGGCTCAACCGATTCCTTTTTTCTATATTCTGGGGGAAGCGCAAGTCGGTTATCTGGATGGAAGGGTTTTTCTTCCTCTACAGGAGTCTCTTCCTCTACAGGAGTCTCTTCCTCTACAGGAGTCTCTTCCTCTACAGGAGTCTCTTCCTCTACAGGAGTCTCTTCCTCTGCAGGAGTCTCTTCCTCCACAGGAGCTTCTTCCTCTACAGGAGTCTCTTCCTCTACAGGAGTCTCTTCCTCTGCAGGAGTCTCTTCCTCTGCAGGAGTCTCTTCCTCTGCAGGAGTCTCTTCCTCTGCAGGAGCTTCTTCCTCTGCAGGAGCTTCTTCCTCTGCAGGAGCTTCTTCCTCTGCAGGAGCTTCTTCCTCTGCAGGAGCTTCTTCCTCTGCAGGAGCTTCTTCCTCTGCAGGAGCTTCTTCCTCTGCAGAAGATTCTTCCTCTGCAGAAGATTCTTCCGGGGCAGGAGATTCCTCCTGTGTGGAAGGAAGACTGTCATCTACCCCTTTCGCAATATTTGAGAGATGGCCAAAGAAGGAAAACGCGTTGGCAGGAGCTTCGTCCTCATCATGGTTTTCTTCCATGAGCATATCTTCAAAATCATGTTCATCATCTTCATCACTCGTATAGCTCGCATGGAACATTTCATTGTCTTCTTCAGCTTCATCTTCCATGTCCGCATCTGCTGTGATCAGAAAATCTTCATCTTCATAATCTATATCGTTTTCATATGAAGCATCATCAATGATGCAATATGCTTCCATTTCATACTCATCATTGTCATTGTCTTCTTCATTTTCTCTCATGGGATCAAACATGTTCTCTTCATCGAGATCAAAAAGACTGGGTTGATCACTTCCAAGGACAATATCGCCAGCTGTTTCATACTCGTCAGATTCACTCTCGTCAGGGTCTCTCTGTTCAGTATTGCCTGCTGTGAAATAGGATGCACCAGTAAAGGGCACTTCCGAGGGGATATCATCTTCCGAGGGGATATCATCTTCCGAGGGGATATCATCTTCCGAGGGGATATCATCTTCCGAGGGGATATCATCTTCCGAGGGGATATCATCTTCCGAGGGGATATCATCTTCCGAGGGGATATCATCTTCTATTGGAAGAACAGTTTCTTTCTCTTCATTGTCATGATGATGTACTCCCGCAAATGGGGAAAGGCCCAACAACTCCTTGAGCTCTGAAACTCCTTCCCAACTGGATGCTAGGTTGGCAAGCTGCAGGAACGAGAGTCTCAATACACCCTCCTGAACTTCCAGTGGATAGAGCGTAGGGTGTTTTGTATCGATAAGTACCGAAATGGCAGGATGAGCTTGGGCAAGCTTACTGGCTGCAATGGTTTTCTGTAAATTTTGGACATATTGCTCAGAGTCACGGAAAGGACTTTCTTCTACCTCCTGCCCATGGCTGAAAGGAACTTGAACAACAACCTGTTTCTCTTCATTTTCATAAAGAGCATCAAGATATCCATCCCTATAATCAACATTCGAGGTATAATTCAGGGTACCTAGCATTGCAGTAAAGAAGGTTACCGGCACCAGAGACCGCTTTTCAGCCTCTATAGTACCCCACTCTTTGGCAAGTTCTTCATCCTGCGAACAAACAGCTCTCTTGATATACCCATATGCCTTATCGAGCAAGGAATGACCTACAAAACAATAGAAGGATGCATCCAATCGGATGAATGGTCGCTCATCACTGTCCAAACCATCAATCAGCAAATGACTTGAATCATCATAGTCCCTTGAGGCAAGAGCATCTGAGAGTAAATACGCATCACGCTCATTGAGACCAGTATCACCAAGTACATCAAAGAGAAGAAACTTATCTCTGCGATCAACAATACTTTCGACCCAAGACTCCCACCCCTGTTCCTTGATAATTCGGTTCATGACCGCTTCAAGATCATCAACACGTTCTCCACGACTTTTCAGCACCTCAAGTTGCAGCATGCTTGCCTGCTTGAACGTAGCATTGTCCTCAAGCAAAGAGTCAATTCCTTCAAAGGCTCGCTTCGAGAGTTGCAGGAATGCAGAGAGCAATCCATCAAGCTTAGCTGGAAATACCTGGTTAACCAGGGCATTGAAAGGCTGTAATTGATACTGCAATGCAGTCAATTTCTGTTGCAACAAATCTTCTTCACCTGCCGGAGGAAGACAGAAATCGCTCGCCTCCTCCTGAAATGCCAACATTTCATCATCTGACACAAACATACCCTGGCTACGTAACAGCAAGGTATAATTGTCGGCATAGCGGATGCTTTTTTTGCAAAGATCATCAAAAAGTTGGCTTACTCGCTTCCAATCTTTCGGTTTAATGTCAGTATTCAGGGAATAGTCTTTCTCCCAGTAGGGAAGAAGGCTGGAGAGGTAGGCAACCAAGCGGGAAGCAACTTGCTGCGCGAAGAGGTCGGAGTTTTTCTTTCTTAACAGCCTATGGTGTTCCCAGAATGCAAACTTGACCACCTCCAACGGGTGGTACTGGAACACAATATCCTTTATGTTCCGGATATCATTGGAAAGAAACACGGAGATCTCCCTGAGATTCTTCTGTACCTTCTCAGTCGAAATCTCTCCAATGGAAAGTAAATCCCAACCCTCACTGGTTTTCACTGTTGCCTCTCCTCGTAGTAGAGCATATCACATCTTTCTCTCTCATTCAAACTTAGACCCCTGCACTCACAAGACCAAATCATATGGATTCCAGTGTACTTGAGGTCATACGTTTATAATTACCAAGACCTACCATAACCGAAGCCAATGCAAACAGGGAATACCCCATGAACAATACACGATATCCAAACTGTTCAAGGACAAGCCCTCCTAGGCTGGAGCCTAGGACTGTAGGCAGACCTATTCCAAGCGAAACATACATAGACATCCCAAGCGTTCTGTGAGAACGTCTCACCCTTCGAGCAACCAAAAAGATTGCCGCAGGGTGAAAGAACCCATAACAAAGGCTATGAAGGAACTGAGCTACCAATGCGCCCCCCAAGGTAGGAACCAGCGCATAGATGAGCAGACGAACCACCAAGGCTCCACTGCTGATCATCAGCAGGCTGACAGGAAGCACCTTTTTTCTTTGTAGTAAATAGCCTGCAAGGATGAGGGCGCCAAACTCACTGCCCGATGCAATTGCATTCATCAAGCTGATAGCATTCACCCCCAACTCTTCTACCAGATACAACGAGAAGAAGCTGGCAATGGAGGACATGCTGAATCGGTTCAAACCAATAATCACCAAGCCAATCACAAAAGCAAGATCATACCACTTTCCTTCAGCATTATCTGAGGTAACAGGTGGCATCTCCCTTCGTTTTGGATCCCTCTTCCAAGCCAATACTGGCAACATAAAAAGGAAAAATGCCACCAAGGCATACAAGCCTATACTGCTGTTGCTGGCAAGATCAGGCTTACGGGTTATAGCCAGCAACAAAGAGAAAAGGACAAAACCAATCGTGCCACCACTTCTGAGCAACGTGTATTTCTGGGCATCGCCATTCAATCGATTATTCGCATAGCTATCAATAACGGGAACCAGGGACCGGAGAAAGAAAGCCAGGAGTATCAATGCAAACATCGTCATCCAAATGGAGGTGGAATACATCAGCAACAACACTCCCAAGGCAGACAGAATCGTACCGAGGAGTATTGTATTCTTGCCTGACCCATGCTTGTCTACATGACGCGCAACCAACAATGGCCCAACAATCCCTGCTGTTTCAAAAACAGCAAGAAGAAACCCCACAACATCATGTGAGTACCCAAGGTTTCTGATCATCACTTGCAGGTACGGATTGACCACTGCCATGATGCCAAATACAAAAAAGAAGGATGCATAGAGACTGACCATGGATGCATTGTAGGGATTTGTACAGGAGACAACAAGGCCTTTCTTTACATAGTGATAAATGGTCGAGCTTTTTCCAAGATTGAGAAAGGAAGACGCAGATCCTCGAGGCACGATATAGGAGTATTGCGACGTCTATCAATGATTCGATTCACATAGATAGGCCCAAGACCTGGAACCCGGAGCAAAGCTTCCTTTGGGGAGCGCTTGATCGAGAGCGGATAAAAATCAATATTGGCTTTTGCCCAAGCAAGCTTAGGGTCATCATGGAGGCTGAGATTACCCTCCTGTTCAAAGGACAACTCCTCAAAATCGAACCCATATTTCCGTAAGAGCCAATCGGCTTGGTAGAGACGGTGTTCCCTTGTCAGCAGCCCTTGATCCTGTACAGGAGTCATGGGAATCTCATCGAACAGTTCCAGTTGCTCTTGGACTGGTATGGCAATTTGTTCACCTGGGAGTGTTGGGTCTCCCAACCCCCGTTGGTAGGCACTGAAATAGAGCCTCCCCATATGGAGTTCCTTGTACATACGACTTGTGTACAACAAGATTTCCTTATCCAACTCATTACTGGCGCCAACTATGAACTGACTGGAGGTATGTACTCGTTGATATTGACTACCTCGAGCTGTCTGACTGGCGATATACTTGAGAGGCTCCAGAATATCCTGCACATAGTTTTTGGCATCAGTAAGCTTGGAAAAATGTTGTTCCCCCGGTGTTTCGATATTCAAAGAAAGGGCACTTGCATACTTGAGTGCTTCATCAATACTCTCCTTGGTGGATCCTGGGATCACCTTTAGATGGATATAACCCTTGTAGTGGTAGCGATTTCTCAAGATTTTTGCAGTGGAAACAAGCATCTCCATAGTCCCTCCTGCATCTCCCATAACAGCACTGGAGAGGAATAGCCCAATAAGCGACCGTTTTGCCTGGAAATCATAAAAGAAGGAGGCCATCTCTGAAGGAGACAGCGCAACAGGACGAAAGTCTTGCCCTGTTCTGAGTGGACAATATTTACAGTCGTTGGTACACCGGTTTCCCAACAAGGTCTTGAGAATGATACCAGGCCCTCCACTTGCAGTTGTGGTAGGATAGAGCCATCCACTACCCTTGTTGTTCCTTTTTCGATGCTCATCAGGGTTCTTTGTCCCACAAGCACAGCTGAGATCATACTGGGCGTCACGACTTAAGATATCCAATTTGCTTTGCGTATCCATACCCTGTCCCCTCTAGAAAGAGGGTAACATCAGTATAGTAGTTTGACAAGTGCTTATCGTCTTCGATATTCACTTATCAAAAGACCTGCCAAGGTACATGCAGTTCCAATTGCATCCATGGACGTAAAGGTCTCCCCAAGTACCAAGGAAGCAAACACAATCGTGATAATCGGGCTCAGGTAGAGGTAAAAGGAACTCTTGACCACACCAATGGTACGTAGACCATAATTCCAGGACACAAAACAGAATGCAGAAGCAATAAATCCAAGAAACAACAAATGATAAAGATAGGGAGCAGTCACCATTGCTTGAAAGTCAAAAGGGTTTCCTTCTATAAGCAACACCACCACCTGGATGATGAGCGCATAGAAAAACATGTCCCTCGTCACAAGAAGATTCGAGTATCCCCTTCG
It encodes the following:
- a CDS encoding MFS transporter gives rise to the protein MVSLYASFFFVFGIMAVVNPYLQVMIRNLGYSHDVVGFLLAVFETAGIVGPLLVARHVDKHGSGKNTILLGTILSALGVLLLMYSTSIWMTMFALILLAFFLRSLVPVIDSYANNRLNGDAQKYTLLRSGGTIGFVLFSLLLAITRKPDLASNSSIGLYALVAFFLFMLPVLAWKRDPKRREMPPVTSDNAEGKWYDLAFVIGLVIIGLNRFSMSSIASFFSLYLVEELGVNAISLMNAIASGSEFGALILAGYLLQRKKVLPVSLLMISSGALVVRLLIYALVPTLGGALVAQFLHSLCYGFFHPAAIFLVARRVRRSHRTLGMSMYVSLGIGLPTVLGSSLGGLVLEQFGYRVLFMGYSLFALASVMVGLGNYKRMTSSTLESI
- a CDS encoding radical SAM protein, with the translated sequence MDTQSKLDILSRDAQYDLSCACGTKNPDEHRKRNNKGSGWLYPTTTASGGPGIILKTLLGNRCTNDCKYCPLRTGQDFRPVALSPSEMASFFYDFQAKRSLIGLFLSSAVMGDAGGTMEMLVSTAKILRNRYHYKGYIHLKVIPGSTKESIDEALKYASALSLNIETPGEQHFSKLTDAKNYVQDILEPLKYIASQTARGSQYQRVHTSSQFIVGASNELDKEILLYTSRMYKELHMGRLYFSAYQRGLGDPTLPGEQIAIPVQEQLELFDEIPMTPVQDQGLLTREHRLYQADWLLRKYGFDFEELSFEQEGNLSLHDDPKLAWAKANIDFYPLSIKRSPKEALLRVPGLGPIYVNRIIDRRRNTPISCLEDLRLPFSILEKARPFITM